A stretch of DNA from Anaerobacillus isosaccharinicus:
TAAGCAAATGGACGGGCTAACTAGAGAAACAACAGAACTACTACATAGAACTAATCAATTAGCTGATGATATTCAAGAAAAATCAAAATCGTTAAATACAGTTTTCGACTCTGTCAAAGATCTTGGTGGTTCATTAAGTGGTTTAAATCAATCGATTCGTAAAGTGTCCAATTCTGTTGCCAAAACAACAGAAGAGCAAAGCGACACCATTGCCCAAACTGTTCAATGGGGTAATGTAATTATTGATTTATATACTAAGTGGAAAGCTAAAAAGGCTGCTGAGCAAAAAAAGACGGATCTAAATTGTTAATTAAGTAAAGATAGGTAATCTCCGTCGAAGAGTACATACACCATTTGCCTATTTTTGAATAAATAATATTGAATAAGGGAGGAAGAAAACAATGAGTAATGATAACAATATGAATACAAAAGATTTTTTAATAGGTGCATTAGTGGGGGGCTTAGTAGGTGCTGCATCGGCTTTACTGTTAGCACCTAAATCAGGTAAAGAGTTAAGAGAAGATTTAAACAATCAGGCATTAACGGCAAAAGAAAAAACGTCTGGGTTAACACAAACTGCTTTAGAAAAAGGGACTCAATATGCAAGTTTAGCGAAAGAGAAATCTTCAACAATTGCGAAAACTGTATCAGAGCAATCTTCCCATTTAGTAGGTCGTGTAAAAGAGTTAACTGAAAATGTAAGAAGAGATGTTGAGGAGTTAAGTCAATCTGCAGATGATCTTACAGCAGATTTTGAAGAAGCAGGGATTGAAATTGCTAATACAGTTAAAAAAGAAGTAGCTGAGCTTCATGATGCGGTAAAAGAGGAAGTTGCTAGTGAAGAAGCAGCTCCAACAAGAGCTTAAGATATTATCGTATTTTAAATATTTCTGCTAAAAGATAATAATCAGGCTATTCTATTTTATAGAGTAGTCTTTATTTATGCAAATAATGATGAAAAAAAGGAGCTAATTATAATGGCGCTAGAAAAATTATCAACTATTGAAGAACTTGATCAACTACTTCAAGAGAAGGATCGAGTGTTATTTCTAAAAAATAGTACGACATGTCCAGTCAGTCATGAAGCTTTTCGTCAATATGAAGAGTTAGCAAATGAATTAGAAGAAACAATTTATTACTTAAATGTCCAGGAAGCGAGACCTTTTTCAAATCAAATTGCGGAACAATTTGCAGTAAAACACGAAAGCCCACAAGCGTTGCTTTTTAAAAATGGAAAAGTAACCTGGCATGATTCCCATTGGAAGATTACTTATAAAAACCTTAAAGCAATTTTAAATTAGAAATTATGAATTATGAATTTTTTAGTAATGCTTCGAAGCAAAACCTTAAGAACATTAATAATTCATAATTAACAATTCATAATTAAAAAAGCTAGGACTATGTCCTAGCTTTTTCCATCCATTTTATATCTAGATGATCACCAGTATGAATTGGTGTTGAGAAAGTGGCGTTCATATCATTTCGTAAGATCGTTATTGTCTTGTTTTCTTGGGCAGTGAAGTTAAACTCTACAAAGCGGAAAATATCCTGGAAAATAAAAGGATCTTTTTGTTTCATCGTAGCAGTTAGGTTGTCACCTTGACGAATATAACTTTTCTCATTTAACGGTTCCTCGCCTCGTTTTACCTCTACTAGTGGTTTTGATACTTGAACAGGGTTTCCATTAAAATAAACGGTTATTTCATGAACAATTGGTATGCCTTCGTGAATAAGAAGCTTTTCAACGGTAAATTGTTGATCTACGAGGCCGTTAATCGTAATAACATCCCCGTTTTGCACAATTGAATTAGCTTTTGCAGGAAGGCCATTTTTAATAATTGCATCCTCATTTAAGATCGATATTTTCTTGCTATTTAATGTTACAACAAATGGTTTTAAGCCCTGGATAATATCATAAAGCTCTAACATTTTTAGTACAGCTTCAATTGAGTTTGAAGTCTCAATGATCAACTCATCGCGATCTTCAATCGTTTCCTTTAACGAGACCGACTTTCCATTTTTAATGATAGAAGCTTTTAATGTGTAACTTTTCCCATTAATGGTTACTGATTTTGTAGGTAAATCTTCGATGACATCACCGACAGTTGCTTCAGCACATCTCCCATTAGCGCCACTTTGGACAAAGATTGTATCTCCATCACTTAACGGCATATCTAATGAGCAAATATGTCCATTTTTCTCCAGTATCGGTGGCTCACCATGCTCACCTGGGATAGAGATGAGGCGGTCATTTACTTTCACCATAATGGCCATTCCTGGCTTACCATAAAGCTTTGAAAGCTCAATTCCTGCAGCGAGCAATCCATCACCAACTGTTAGTTGTTTAATGTCAAACAATCGAATGGTTTGATCATTTACTTTTACACTTACGTATTCTACAGGGCTTTCTTTAGCTGCAATGGCAATACCAATTGGCGTAACGAGCTCAGGGCCTGCTTTTATGCTATCAGGAATTGTTAAAGACTTAATCGCATCAATGCCTCTAATAGCGACTCTATTTTCAGGCAACTGCAAAGAGTTTGCGATAACTTTTGCTAAATTTGGAGTCATTGAACCACCACCGACTAACATAACTGCTTTTGGTGGTTTTTTATTTAGATTTAAAATTTCAGTTGTAATATGATAGGCAAGGTTTTCAATTGCCTTAGAAATAGGCTCGATTATTTCTTCTCGGGAATGGGTTGTCTCAAACCCCAAAATATCTGTCAGTATCACTTCATCTTGTGTAGATAGTTGTCTTTTCACGATTTCAGCTTCTGGGAAATCAAGTAAAAAGTGATCACTAATTGCTTCAGTAATCTCATCTCCAGCAACTGGGACCATTCCATATGCAGTGACAGTACCTAAATCAGTGATCGCTATATCTGAAGTCCCTGCGCCAATATCTACAAGAGCTACATTTAATCGTCTCATTGTTGGTGGGATTAAAACATTTATTGCTGCAATCGGCTCTAGCGTTAATGCTTCAAGTTCAAGCCCAGCACGGTTTAATGCGGCGAGTAATGATTCCACGACGACTTTTGGCAAAAATGTTGCAATAACTTCAACGGCAGCAACGTAACCACTCTGATCAACTAGACTACCAATTTCTTCACCATCAAGTTGATAGGACAAGACTGAATAGCCAACACAGTAGTAATTAATACTTTTTTGTCCTTCATGTTCCTGAGCAATCTCATATTGCGCTTTTTGAACTGCACTTAACTCTAAATGTAATATATCTTGATGTTCGAAAATTGGCTTTTTTGCAATATCTACTTCCATTTTAGCTCGTGTCGTTTTTAATGAACGTCCTGCTGCAGCGACACATACTTTATGTAAGGGGCCATGTTTTACTTCTAATTTTTGTTTAATAGAAGTAATGACTTTTGTAACAGCCATAACGTTATGAATCTGACCGTCCACCATCGAACGTTCTTCGTGTTCTTGAATCTCCATATCAAGAATTTCATAGTTTGTCCCATTGTTTTTTAAGAGAAGACCAACAACTGAACGTGTTCCGATATCTAATCCGAAAATTGGTGATTGTTCCATTTTACACCTTCTTTACAGGTAGGATTTATACTTTTTACTAAAACTTAGCTGGCATTAAATTTTGACAAAGATCCGTTTTTCAGTATTTAAAAACACTTTAGCGCTTAAAAGCGTTTAATTAATAAAGAAAAAAATCGTGACAAGTATTGCTTAATCGTTTATAATAATCCCTAACTTATTAGAAATGTATCATATTTTGAGAAAATTTTAAATAACTAAACGAGGAGTGGAGTAAGAATGGGTAATGAACAGTTAGAAGAGCTGAGAAGTAAACTAGATGAGGTAAACCTAAAGTTGTTAGATACGATAAATGAAAGAGCAAAGTTAGTTCAGGATATCGGTAGAGTAAAGAATGCCCAAGGTGTTAACCGTTTTGATCCAGTCCGGGAAAGAAAAATGCTAGATTTGATTGCTGCAAACAATGAAGGCCCATTCGAGACTTCGACATTACAGCACTTATTTAAACAAATATTTAAAGCTGGTTTAGAGTTACAGGAAGATGATAACCGCAAAGTTCTTTTAGTATCTCGAAAAAAACATCCTGAAGATACAATCGTAAACATTAAAGGTGAGACAATAGGAGATGGCAAGCAACGTTTAATTGCTGGTCCATGTTCAGTAGAAAGCTATGAGCAAGTTGCTAGTGTTGCAAAAGTGTTAAAAGAGCAAGGCCTTAAATTATTACGTGGTGGTGCGTTCAAGCCAAGAACTTCTCCATATGATTTCCAAGGACTTGGACTTGAAGGGCTTCAAATTTTAAAACGAGTTGCTGATGAGTTCGATATGGCTGTTATTAGTGAGATTGTGGATCCAAGGGATATTGAAACTGCAGTAGAATATATCGATGTCATTCAAATTGGTGCTAGAAACATGCAAAACTTTGAATTACTTAAAGCGGCAGGTTCAGTGAATAAACCTGTATTATTAAAGCGTGGTTTGTCTGCTACAATCGAAGAGTTCATTAACGCAGCTGAGTACATTATTTCTAAAGGAAACGGAAATATCATTTTATGTGAGCGTGGAATTCGTACGTACGAAAAAGCAACACGTAACACACTTGATATTTCAGCAGTCCCAATTTTAAAACAAGAAACACACTTACCAGTTGTTGTTGATGTCACACACTCTACTGGTAGAAGAGATTTACTTCTTCCTACCGCTAAAGCGGCTTTAGCGATTGGTGCGGATGCTGTCATGACAGAAGTCCATCCTGACCCAGCAGTAGCTCTATCAGATTCGGCCCAGCAAATGGATTTCGAACAATTTGCCAAATTCATGGGCGATCTTCGTGAATCAGGACTTTACAAACTCTAATAACCTTTCGAGGCCTTCTACAGAGATGTGGGAGGCTTCTCTAATGTAAAATGTATGATTTAAAATGTAGAATTTTTTTTAAGATCCTAGCTTCGAAGTAGAACAAATTGAATTTTACATTCTACATTCTGCATTCTACATTCAAAAAAGTATAGTTCTCATATGCACGAGATATCCTAACAAAAAATGGGTTAGGAGTTGGAAATAGTGAAGGGAAAAATTGCAATCGTTTTATTTATAATACTATTATTTAGTGGCTGTAATCGTGGAAATATTCAGGGACAAATAGACACGCCACTAGAGTATTCTCAGTATACGGTACCAGTTGTGAATGAATTTGAATATGAACAGCTATTAGCATTTTTGTATGAAGCTGAGATTATGATGCGAAAGCCAATTGAGGAAGCGACGATAAATGATGAAGGTGTTAAAGTTTTTTCACCACCAATTATTACGAAGGATGACTTATTTCATTACTATCAAACCTATTTATCGAACGAGTTAGCAGAAACAATGGCAAGAAAAATCAGTGATTTAAGCCTAAGTAAGGATTACGAATTTCTAGCTGTATCAAATACGGATATAGATTGGTTTAGTATCCATGATGCAAACCCTGAAACAATTAAAGTTATCCAACATACGACGGTCCAAAGTGTTGTTGAAATGGATTTGAAGACAGACCCTAATACAAGAATTCAATATACAATAATGAAAAATCGGCTAGGTGAGGATCCGAAAATTGTTCAAAAAACCGTTCTCTATAATTAAACAACAGGGGTGCGAATCAGAAAGCGAATTTCTATTCAAGTTTAAGTTTTAGTGATTGGAAAAAAAAGAAATAAAATAGGGAATAAATTCACTACCATTTTTTTATGTCGTTTAGTGTACAATGTCAATATAACTATTTAGGAGAAAAAGAACAGCAAAAAGAATAATTAACTATAAATTTGTTTGTTTCTTGTCGATATAAGTAAAGTAAAGTCATTGAAGACCTCCTAAATGTGTCGTATGATAGGATTAAAATTCATGAAAATATGAAAATAAAAGGGTATAAGTAGGAGGCCTTCAACGTGAATACAACAATTTACGATGTAGCAAGAGAAGCTGGAGTATCAATGGCAACAGTTTCCCGCGTAGTTAACGGGAACCCAAATGTTAAGCCAACAACTAGAAAAAAGGTATTAGAAGCGATTGAAAAACTAGGTTATCGGCCTAATGCGGTTGCTCGCGGATTGGCTAGCAAACGTACCACAACTGTTGGTGTCATTATTCCCGATATCTCGAGTATTTTTTTCGCGGAATTAGCAAGGGGTATTGAAGATATTGCAACAATGTATAAATACAACATTATCTTGTGTAACTCAGATCAAAATAAGGATAAAGAGATTCACCTTATCAATACGTTATTGGAGAAACAAGTAGACGGTATTGTCTTTATGGGAGGACAAATTACCGAAGATCATGTCGAAGAATTTAAGCGTTCACCAGTTCCAATTGTACTATCGGCAACAATTGATCAGGAAAAGGAATTTCCTTCAGTGAATATTAACTATGAAGAAGCAGCTTATGACGCTGTTAAATTTCTAATTGATAATGGTCACACAAAAATTGGAATGTTGACAGGATCCCTAGAAGACCCTGTTAATGGTTACCAAAAATACGCTGGCTTTAGAAAAGCAATTGAAGAAGCTGCTATTTCTTTCAAAGATGATTATGTTGTTATTGGTGACTATACCTATGATTCTGGAATTGAAGCTATGGAAAAGTTTCTAGAACTAAATGAGCGGCCAACCGCAATTTTTGCTGGCACTGATGAAATGGCTTTAGGTATTATTCATGGGGCTCAAGACCGAGGGTTAAATGTTCCTGAAGATCTTGAGGTAATTGGATTTGATAACACTAGGTTAGCCGCAATGGTACGTCCAACCTTAACTTCTGTCGTCCAACCAATGTATGATATTGGGGCTGTTTCAATGAGATTATTAACTAAATATATGAATAAAGAAGAAGTATCTGATGGAGTCGTATTACTTCCACATCGAATTGAGTTTAGAAATTCAACAAAATAAAATAAAAAGAGAAGCAGTGGAATGCAGTTAGGGAGAGGGTTATGAAGAAATTTGACATCTTGACACCAATAGGAATTTTCTTAGGTTTAACTATGGTTCTGTTTGCTATTTTTAGTAGTAGTGGTAGCATCGAAGGCGTAGTTTATTTTATTCAGGCAGCTTCTATCTTCGTTGTTTTTGGTGGCTTGATTGCAGCGTTGTTAATTAATTTCTCGTTGCCAGAGATTAAAAGTGTTCCAAAAGTATTTAAGGAAACTTTTCGTGAAGACCGGCAAGATCTGCCTACACTAATCAAGACGTTTGTAGAACTATCTTCTAAAGCAAGAAGAGAAGGTTTACTAGCACTCGAATCTACTCTCGAAGAAGTAAATGACCCTTTTATAAAAAAAGGTGTTTTATTAGCTGTAGATGGCATTGAACCGGATATAATTAAAGATATTATGATGGCAGAAGTAGTAGCCATGGAAGAGCGTCATCGTAAAGGTCGAGCTATTATCGAAAAATGTGGGGAATACGCTCCTGCA
This window harbors:
- the pilM gene encoding pilus assembly protein PilM, which encodes MEQSPIFGLDIGTRSVVGLLLKNNGTNYEILDMEIQEHEERSMVDGQIHNVMAVTKVITSIKQKLEVKHGPLHKVCVAAAGRSLKTTRAKMEVDIAKKPIFEHQDILHLELSAVQKAQYEIAQEHEGQKSINYYCVGYSVLSYQLDGEEIGSLVDQSGYVAAVEVIATFLPKVVVESLLAALNRAGLELEALTLEPIAAINVLIPPTMRRLNVALVDIGAGTSDIAITDLGTVTAYGMVPVAGDEITEAISDHFLLDFPEAEIVKRQLSTQDEVILTDILGFETTHSREEIIEPISKAIENLAYHITTEILNLNKKPPKAVMLVGGGSMTPNLAKVIANSLQLPENRVAIRGIDAIKSLTIPDSIKAGPELVTPIGIAIAAKESPVEYVSVKVNDQTIRLFDIKQLTVGDGLLAAGIELSKLYGKPGMAIMVKVNDRLISIPGEHGEPPILEKNGHICSLDMPLSDGDTIFVQSGANGRCAEATVGDVIEDLPTKSVTINGKSYTLKASIIKNGKSVSLKETIEDRDELIIETSNSIEAVLKMLELYDIIQGLKPFVVTLNSKKISILNEDAIIKNGLPAKANSIVQNGDVITINGLVDQQFTVEKLLIHEGIPIVHEITVYFNGNPVQVSKPLVEVKRGEEPLNEKSYIRQGDNLTATMKQKDPFIFQDIFRFVEFNFTAQENKTITILRNDMNATFSTPIHTGDHLDIKWMEKART
- the motP gene encoding flagellar motor protein MotP; translation: MKKFDILTPIGIFLGLTMVLFAIFSSSGSIEGVVYFIQAASIFVVFGGLIAALLINFSLPEIKSVPKVFKETFREDRQDLPTLIKTFVELSSKARREGLLALESTLEEVNDPFIKKGVLLAVDGIEPDIIKDIMMAEVVAMEERHRKGRAIIEKCGEYAPAWGMIGTLVGLVLMLQNLNDPSTLGPNMAIALLTTLYGSLLANLVFIPMASKLANKTDEEVFIKQIIVEGVIGVQSGQNPKILEEKLSAFLPENGKIIEIEGEGAAVDGA
- the ccpA gene encoding catabolite control protein A; translation: MNTTIYDVAREAGVSMATVSRVVNGNPNVKPTTRKKVLEAIEKLGYRPNAVARGLASKRTTTVGVIIPDISSIFFAELARGIEDIATMYKYNIILCNSDQNKDKEIHLINTLLEKQVDGIVFMGGQITEDHVEEFKRSPVPIVLSATIDQEKEFPSVNINYEEAAYDAVKFLIDNGHTKIGMLTGSLEDPVNGYQKYAGFRKAIEEAAISFKDDYVVIGDYTYDSGIEAMEKFLELNERPTAIFAGTDEMALGIIHGAQDRGLNVPEDLEVIGFDNTRLAAMVRPTLTSVVQPMYDIGAVSMRLLTKYMNKEEVSDGVVLLPHRIEFRNSTK
- the ytxJ gene encoding bacillithiol system redox-active protein YtxJ; its protein translation is MALEKLSTIEELDQLLQEKDRVLFLKNSTTCPVSHEAFRQYEELANELEETIYYLNVQEARPFSNQIAEQFAVKHESPQALLFKNGKVTWHDSHWKITYKNLKAILN
- a CDS encoding DUF948 domain-containing protein, encoding MEIILYLSIALVAIAFTVLVIYVAKTLTAVQRTLNNVANTMEGLNKQMDGLTRETTELLHRTNQLADDIQEKSKSLNTVFDSVKDLGGSLSGLNQSIRKVSNSVAKTTEEQSDTIAQTVQWGNVIIDLYTKWKAKKAAEQKKTDLNC
- a CDS encoding YtxH domain-containing protein gives rise to the protein MSNDNNMNTKDFLIGALVGGLVGAASALLLAPKSGKELREDLNNQALTAKEKTSGLTQTALEKGTQYASLAKEKSSTIAKTVSEQSSHLVGRVKELTENVRRDVEELSQSADDLTADFEEAGIEIANTVKKEVAELHDAVKEEVASEEAAPTRA
- a CDS encoding bifunctional 3-deoxy-7-phosphoheptulonate synthase/chorismate mutase; its protein translation is MGNEQLEELRSKLDEVNLKLLDTINERAKLVQDIGRVKNAQGVNRFDPVRERKMLDLIAANNEGPFETSTLQHLFKQIFKAGLELQEDDNRKVLLVSRKKHPEDTIVNIKGETIGDGKQRLIAGPCSVESYEQVASVAKVLKEQGLKLLRGGAFKPRTSPYDFQGLGLEGLQILKRVADEFDMAVISEIVDPRDIETAVEYIDVIQIGARNMQNFELLKAAGSVNKPVLLKRGLSATIEEFINAAEYIISKGNGNIILCERGIRTYEKATRNTLDISAVPILKQETHLPVVVDVTHSTGRRDLLLPTAKAALAIGADAVMTEVHPDPAVALSDSAQQMDFEQFAKFMGDLRESGLYKL